A portion of the candidate division WOR-3 bacterium genome contains these proteins:
- a CDS encoding response regulator gives MNKYILIVDDEDDILDFVERVLKDAGYVVFKAKDAKQGLALLHSEKIDLLLLDIMLPEIDGWQMMQMMKSDERLKKIPVAMLTARVDAYDKIIGLKEGAVDYICKPFTADELLKRVNEIFYYLEKNNL, from the coding sequence ATGAATAAATACATTCTGATCGTAGATGATGAAGATGATATCCTTGATTTTGTTGAAAGAGTATTAAAGGATGCCGGATATGTGGTATTTAAAGCAAAGGATGCCAAACAGGGATTAGCATTACTGCATTCCGAAAAAATTGACCTTTTGTTGTTGGATATCATGTTGCCCGAGATTGATGGTTGGCAAATGATGCAGATGATGAAATCCGATGAAAGACTGAAAAAAATCCCCGTGGCAATGTTGACCGCCAGGGTTGATGCTTATGATAAAATCATCGGTTTAAAAGAGGGAGCGGTGGACTATATCTGTAAACCATTTACCGCGGATGAGTTATTGAAAAGGGTAAACGAAATTTTTTATTACCTTGAGAAGAATAATCTATGA